A window of the Gemmatimonadales bacterium genome harbors these coding sequences:
- a CDS encoding MBL fold metallo-hydrolase, giving the protein MGRLVCWTLEGGLQRLDGGAMFGVVPKPLWARRAEPDERNRIPLALRCLLVEHPDGLVLVDTGLGNKESGKFRDIYAVENAGRTGPTALEDALHDAGHSSAEVKWVINTHLHFDHAGGNTFHDGAGATALAFPNATYVVQKGELDFAAHRNERTAASYLPPNFAPVAAAGRFRLVSGELAVLPGIHLLPTPGHVPHHQSVLVTSAGEGACFLADLVPTAAHLPAAWIMGYDLEPLVTLATKKQLLTRAAREHWQLVFEHDPTVARARLAEDSEHGYASEPVDTVRLGA; this is encoded by the coding sequence GTGGGCCGGCTGGTCTGCTGGACCCTCGAGGGCGGGCTCCAGCGGCTCGACGGAGGCGCGATGTTCGGCGTCGTGCCGAAGCCCCTGTGGGCCCGGCGCGCCGAGCCGGACGAGCGCAACCGGATTCCCCTCGCGCTGCGCTGCCTCCTGGTGGAGCATCCCGACGGCCTGGTGCTGGTGGATACCGGTCTCGGCAACAAGGAGAGCGGCAAGTTCCGGGACATCTACGCCGTCGAGAACGCGGGCCGCACCGGCCCCACGGCGCTGGAGGACGCGCTCCACGACGCGGGGCATTCGTCCGCCGAGGTGAAGTGGGTCATCAACACCCACCTGCACTTCGACCACGCCGGCGGGAACACGTTCCACGACGGCGCCGGGGCGACGGCGCTGGCCTTCCCCAACGCCACCTACGTGGTACAGAAGGGGGAGCTGGACTTCGCCGCGCACCGGAACGAGCGGACCGCGGCCAGCTACCTGCCGCCCAACTTCGCGCCGGTGGCGGCCGCCGGCCGGTTCCGGCTGGTCTCGGGCGAGCTGGCCGTGCTCCCGGGCATCCACCTGCTGCCGACGCCGGGACACGTGCCGCACCACCAGTCGGTGCTGGTCACCAGCGCCGGCGAGGGCGCCTGTTTCCTGGCCGACCTGGTGCCGACCGCCGCGCACCTGCCGGCCGCGTGGATCATGGGCTACGATCTGGAGCCGCTGGTCACGCTCGCGACCAAGAAGCAGCTGCTGACCCGCGCGGCGCGGGAGCACTGGCAGCTGGTCTTCGAGCACGATCCGACGGTCGCGCGGGCGCGCCTGGCGGAGGATTCCGAGCACGGCTATGCGAGCGAACCCGTTGACACGGTGCGGCTTGGCGCCTAG
- a CDS encoding 3'-5' exonuclease yields MSATLAERAALYLSTGPRAPDDIAHDVLGIARARGVLAERLVAALLGADPRFAIDVEGRWSAVPEPALGALPLADLGYAVVDVETTGMRARAGDRITEVAVVHVDGERTALAFESLVNPEVPIPHFIAALTGIDDALVEGAPRFEAVADQVLAALNGRVFVAHNARFDWAFVAAEIERAGGLAPRVQRLCTVRMVRALVPELARRNLDSVMHFFDIETERRHRAGGDALATAAVLRRLLRRAEALGITSWHALRALVP; encoded by the coding sequence GTGAGCGCCACCTTGGCCGAGCGGGCGGCGCTCTACCTGAGCACGGGGCCGCGGGCCCCGGACGACATCGCACACGACGTGCTCGGCATCGCCCGTGCCCGCGGGGTCCTGGCGGAGCGGCTGGTCGCGGCGCTGCTGGGGGCGGACCCGCGCTTCGCCATCGACGTCGAGGGACGCTGGTCCGCGGTGCCGGAGCCGGCGCTGGGCGCGCTCCCGCTGGCCGACCTCGGCTACGCGGTGGTGGACGTGGAGACGACCGGGATGCGCGCCCGGGCCGGGGACCGCATCACCGAGGTCGCGGTGGTGCACGTGGACGGCGAGCGCACCGCGCTGGCGTTCGAGTCGCTGGTGAACCCCGAGGTCCCGATCCCGCACTTCATCGCGGCCCTGACCGGCATCGACGACGCGCTGGTCGAGGGCGCCCCGCGCTTCGAGGCGGTGGCCGACCAGGTGCTCGCGGCGCTGAACGGCCGGGTGTTCGTCGCCCACAACGCGCGATTCGACTGGGCGTTCGTGGCGGCGGAGATCGAGCGCGCGGGCGGCCTCGCCCCCCGGGTGCAGCGGCTGTGCACGGTGCGGATGGTCAGGGCGCTGGTGCCGGAGCTCGCGCGGCGCAACCTCGACAGCGTGATGCACTTCTTCGACATCGAGACCGAGCGCCGCCACCGCGCCGGCGGCGACGCCCTGGCCACGGCGGCGGTCCTGCGCCGGCTGCTGCGCCGCGCCGAGGCGCTCGGCATCACGAGCTGGCACGCGCTCCGGGCCCTGGTGCCGTGA